A window of Bacillus toyonensis BCT-7112 genomic DNA:
CTCAACTTGCATCTGGATAGATGCTTCAATTACATTTTGCGTACCATGTATATTTGTTTTTATAGCTTCATAAGGATAATACTCACATACTGGAACATGTTTTAAAGCTGCAAGATGGAATACATAATGTACATCTTGGCAAGCATAGACGAGTTGGTCTTTATCACGAATATCTCCAATGATAAATTTTAATCTAGTTTCATTTATAAACTGTTGCTGCATTTCAAACTGAACCGTTTCATTCCTTGAAAAAACTCTAATTTCTTTCGGTGATTTTTCTAATAATTGTTTTATAAGTTCATGTCCCCACGAACCTGTACCACCAGTAATTAAAATTATTTTATTAAGCATTTCTTTTCCTCCTGCTGTACATTTCATAAAAATTGTATTTATTAAAAGCTATTGAATTATTTTCAATTGATTCAAATCATAATTGTCATTTGTTACATTAAATTGACAAAATAAAAAAACAGAAACTATTAAGCATAGTTTCTGTTTTTTATTTCGCTTCATAACGGTAAGATTTTTTATACTATTTGCATGATAAATAAATTCCTTGTAAAAAACACCGCTCATTTATTTCTTATACTCGTAATAAAATAAAGTGAAACTTTATTTAGTGGGGGGACAGCCCGACCTCCACTGAACTTCTTTGCTTCCGCTGAATTTTGAGGTGGGGATCTTACTGCCCGGCAAATAGCGGGATAAATAGAATGATTCATAGCCAATAATCACGTTTAAACTTATGAAAAAGGGAGGTAACGGAATGGACCGAAGCAATTCAAATCATACATATAACGGACCTTCCAAAGCACTGCCTCTCTCCCTATTTGATGTAAAAAATGAATTGAAACAAAAAAGCAAACTCATTCATTCTGACACCATGTATACATTAACGAAAGAAGAGCAATTCATCATCAACAATATAAAAATACAGACAGAACAACTAAATAAAAATAATGTTACGAGAACACGCGCGTACTACCAATTTTACATTCGATATCCAGAAATACATTGGGCACTACTTGGACATATGGTATCACGTAACGGTGGTTGGAATATGACTGATTTAAAAGGAGACTTATATACGAAACTTTTATCAGAGAAAGATCAAATTACATTTTTTTCTTTTTTAGAAAGAGGGAATTGGCTCATTTTTCAAGATGTATATCCTCAATTTTTACTTTATGAACAAAGTGTTAAAAAAGCAAAAAAGCTATTTCATCTTCTCCCTCACCTAAATGTTTCTACATTTATGGAAACGATGTGGAACGATTTTTGGAAAACTGGGAACAAAAAAACATTAGCAATCGCAACTATTATTAATGAGCAAAACTACTTAGAAAAAAGAGTGATTCAAAATGCACACTTTCAAAAGACCGTACTCAATAGTATCGGATTTAAACTCTTTGATTTCTTTCAGTTTAATCATATCCTTTTCCCTTTCTACGAAAATAATACAAATCAAAAAACTTTATTAATTGGCGATACAATGAAACATTTTACTTCCTTGCATGAACGAATCTTAATTGGAAAAAGGTTGTATTCATTATTATTTCGAGATACACATATTTTATCTCAAATCATATATTGGGCCGAGCATCATCCACATACAGGCTCAAGGAAAGATTACTGGCCTCATTTATTTTCAAGTGTAAATGAATCTTTTTCCCGTGAGTTTTATAAACGCCGAATAAAGAAATGCCAGTTGCGTAGTGGCGCATATCGTATATACAGCCCTGCACTCATCTATGCATGGCGAGATATGAAGCATGAAGAAGTTGAAAGTGAAGATTGGTTTACGGACTGGCAAGTTGTAAATTACTTAGTGGATAAGGAGGAAAATATGAATGGAAAAATTACAGAAGAC
This region includes:
- a CDS encoding DUF2515 domain-containing protein, whose protein sequence is MDRSNSNHTYNGPSKALPLSLFDVKNELKQKSKLIHSDTMYTLTKEEQFIINNIKIQTEQLNKNNVTRTRAYYQFYIRYPEIHWALLGHMVSRNGGWNMTDLKGDLYTKLLSEKDQITFFSFLERGNWLIFQDVYPQFLLYEQSVKKAKKLFHLLPHLNVSTFMETMWNDFWKTGNKKTLAIATIINEQNYLEKRVIQNAHFQKTVLNSIGFKLFDFFQFNHILFPFYENNTNQKTLLIGDTMKHFTSLHERILIGKRLYSLLFRDTHILSQIIYWAEHHPHTGSRKDYWPHLFSSVNESFSREFYKRRIKKCQLRSGAYRIYSPALIYAWRDMKHEEVESEDWFTDWQVVNYLVDKEENMNGKITEDYCKTLEKIELAILAKKNVLLREEE